One window of the Bacteroidales bacterium genome contains the following:
- a CDS encoding cupin domain-containing protein — protein sequence MKKISIAFLAITALLISACNNTTSNSQPPGSSEELVFERGNIIEGPNFTGTAYLHNLITADSLNQNSVGSVTFEPGARTSWHLHPAGQIILAIDGVGYYQEEGKPVEIVRKGDAVKCPHNIPHWHGASPDSKFVQVAITGRENGP from the coding sequence ATGAAAAAGATCAGCATAGCATTCCTTGCAATAACAGCATTGTTGATAAGTGCGTGTAATAATACGACTTCCAATAGCCAACCCCCCGGTTCGTCCGAAGAACTGGTTTTCGAAAGAGGCAACATAATAGAAGGGCCGAACTTTACAGGAACCGCATATCTGCATAACCTGATCACGGCAGACAGCCTGAACCAGAATTCAGTAGGAAGCGTAACCTTCGAACCGGGTGCCCGTACAAGCTGGCACCTGCATCCGGCAGGCCAGATCATCCTTGCCATCGATGGTGTAGGTTATTATCAGGAAGAAGGCAAACCGGTTGAAATTGTACGGAAAGGTGATGCCGTAAAATGTCCGCATAACATACCTCATTGGCACGGGGCAAGTCCTGACTCTAAATTTGTACAGGTCGCCATCACCGGAAGAGAAAATGGGCC